The Echinicola rosea genome has a segment encoding these proteins:
- a CDS encoding DinB family protein: MNAAKNVFEAFEEISTQLISHLKDLSENQLNSIPFEGSWTAAQVGNHLFKSYAVAYTLKGNTAACDRQVDQKVWDIKNVFLDFTIKMASPEAILPDNNPISKAQLIRQLTERIEELKALKDEDLHRVCLDFIIPEYGEFTRLEWMWFTIFHTRRHVYQLEKIIAKLPKNSYHNVS; the protein is encoded by the coding sequence ATGAACGCAGCTAAAAATGTATTTGAAGCCTTTGAGGAAATCAGCACACAGTTGATTTCCCACTTGAAGGACCTATCAGAAAACCAGCTCAACAGCATTCCTTTTGAAGGCTCTTGGACCGCTGCACAGGTTGGGAACCATCTCTTCAAATCTTATGCGGTGGCATATACCTTGAAAGGAAATACCGCGGCATGTGATCGACAAGTAGACCAAAAAGTATGGGATATCAAAAACGTTTTTTTGGACTTTACAATAAAGATGGCATCACCAGAAGCGATCCTTCCTGATAACAACCCTATCTCTAAAGCTCAACTTATCCGTCAATTAACCGAAAGAATCGAGGAACTGAAAGCACTAAAAGATGAAGATCTCCATCGGGTGTGCCTGGACTTCATTATTCCAGAATATGGTGAATTTACCCGATTGGAATGGATGTGGTTTACCATTTTCCATACGCGAAGACATGTTTATCAGCTAGAAAAGATCATTGCCAAGCTCCCCAAAAATTCTTACCACAATGTCTCTTAA
- a CDS encoding dihydrofolate reductase family protein: MSLNPTPRRKIILSMMVSLDGYTEGENGDISWHVWNEEMDAYMMDFFPSVDTFIYGRKSYELMLKHWPEQQGAFAQVMNDTPKLVFSKTLKVAEWNGKIIDRVDPKFIQSLKAKTGKDLVLFAGSSIAACFIRNHLIDEYRIIINPVILGKGKQLFQDIELPFSLVLKESRQFANGNTLLHYADPKAL, translated from the coding sequence ATGTCTCTTAACCCTACACCACGGCGCAAGATCATTTTGTCCATGATGGTGTCTCTGGATGGATATACTGAAGGCGAGAATGGAGACATCAGTTGGCACGTATGGAATGAGGAGATGGATGCCTATATGATGGATTTCTTTCCCTCAGTGGACACATTTATCTACGGCCGTAAATCCTATGAACTAATGTTAAAGCATTGGCCTGAACAGCAAGGGGCATTTGCCCAAGTGATGAACGATACGCCAAAACTGGTCTTCTCCAAAACACTCAAGGTCGCTGAATGGAATGGGAAAATCATTGATCGTGTCGATCCTAAATTTATCCAATCCCTAAAAGCTAAAACTGGAAAAGATTTGGTACTCTTTGCCGGATCATCCATCGCAGCCTGTTTTATCCGCAATCATCTGATTGATGAATACCGTATTATCATCAATCCCGTTATATTAGGTAAGGGGAAACAGCTATTTCAGGATATCGAACTTCCCTTTTCTTTGGTACTAAAAGAATCCAGGCAATTTGCAAACGGCAATACGCTGCTGCATTATGCCGACCCAAAAGCACTTTAA
- a CDS encoding VOC family protein, translating to MIKINPYISFDGNCQEAMTFYQQCLGGDLNLMTMADGPMAEQTPKEQLAQIMHAELRNGDLVLMATDMQGADGHKPGNDMGIQLTFDNEAEIHRCFDQLAKGGKVYEPVRKQFWGDTFGVLRDKFGKKWQVLLPLDQK from the coding sequence ATGATCAAGATAAATCCTTACATAAGCTTTGACGGAAACTGTCAAGAAGCCATGACCTTTTATCAGCAATGTCTGGGAGGTGATCTAAACTTAATGACCATGGCAGATGGCCCCATGGCCGAACAGACACCAAAGGAACAACTGGCCCAAATCATGCACGCAGAACTCCGCAACGGTGATCTGGTACTGATGGCTACTGACATGCAAGGGGCAGATGGTCACAAGCCAGGGAATGACATGGGCATTCAGCTTACCTTTGATAATGAAGCCGAAATACACCGATGCTTTGATCAGCTGGCCAAAGGTGGCAAAGTATATGAACCAGTGAGAAAACAGTTTTGGGGCGATACTTTCGGTGTCCTCCGAGACAAATTCGGTAAGAAATGGCAAGTCCTCTTACCATTGGATCAAAAATAA